From Halosolutus amylolyticus, a single genomic window includes:
- a CDS encoding SRPBCC family protein: MDRILLSTLAYRSPEEVFPHVRSFADYTRYTDHLEEVRVHGDGNVGSVYDLVLSWWKLTYTARSKVTEITAPNSLQWRLTKDIDARGEWRVEPEPESAPADEPTASRIYFDAVYDPYSADRSSISLPRFVSLDWVVDRVEPRLLDEAETVVQRLVADIEGRRRDVELTIHEMP; encoded by the coding sequence GTGGACAGAATTCTCCTCAGCACGCTCGCCTACCGGTCCCCCGAGGAGGTCTTCCCGCACGTTCGATCGTTCGCGGACTACACCCGGTACACGGACCACCTCGAGGAGGTCCGGGTGCACGGCGACGGCAACGTCGGCTCGGTGTACGACCTGGTGCTCTCGTGGTGGAAACTTACCTACACCGCCCGATCGAAAGTGACGGAGATCACCGCCCCCAACTCGTTGCAGTGGCGACTGACCAAGGACATCGACGCCCGGGGGGAGTGGCGCGTCGAACCGGAACCCGAATCGGCCCCCGCGGACGAACCGACCGCGAGTCGGATCTACTTCGACGCCGTCTACGATCCCTACTCCGCGGACAGGAGTTCAATCTCGCTCCCGCGGTTCGTCTCGCTGGACTGGGTCGTCGACAGGGTCGAGCCGCGGCTCCTCGACGAGGCAGAGACCGTCGTCCAGCGACTGGTCGCCGACATCGAAGGCCGGCGCCGTGACGTCGAACTGACGATCCACGAGATGCCGTAG
- a CDS encoding thiolase C-terminal domain-containing protein codes for MSDVRVAGVGLTSFGNTPERTSRDLFGDATIEAFADSGVPRDDVEALLYGNFMGELSEHQGHQGPLMAEAAGIRAPATRYESACASSGVAIRDAVKRIRNGEEDVLLVGGAERMTNLGTAGATEALAIAADDLWEVRAGTTFPGAYALMAQAYFSEFGGEHEDLAHIAVKNHENALTNEKAQYQRAIDVDDVLEAPQVSSPLGLYDSCPISDGAAALVLTSEDYAAEHDLDAPVAITGTGQGGDRMALHDREHLARSPAAREAGEEAYAEAGIDASDVDVAEVHDCFTIAEVLAIEALDLEPIGEGISAARDGRTTADGETPINLSGGLKAKGHPVGATGASQIAEVSKLLAGTHPNSDHVADATTGVAHNAGGTVASATVHVLEVVA; via the coding sequence ATGAGCGACGTACGTGTGGCAGGTGTCGGCCTGACATCGTTCGGGAACACGCCCGAACGGACGAGTCGCGACCTCTTCGGGGACGCGACGATCGAGGCGTTCGCGGACAGCGGTGTCCCGCGGGACGACGTCGAGGCCCTCCTCTACGGCAACTTCATGGGTGAACTCTCCGAACACCAGGGCCACCAGGGGCCGCTGATGGCCGAAGCGGCTGGCATCCGGGCACCCGCGACCCGCTACGAGTCCGCGTGCGCGTCGAGCGGGGTCGCGATCCGGGACGCGGTCAAGCGGATCCGTAACGGCGAAGAAGACGTTCTCCTCGTCGGCGGGGCGGAACGGATGACCAACCTCGGGACCGCGGGGGCGACCGAAGCGCTCGCGATCGCGGCCGACGACCTCTGGGAGGTCCGTGCGGGGACGACCTTCCCCGGTGCGTACGCGCTGATGGCCCAGGCGTACTTCTCCGAGTTCGGCGGCGAACACGAGGACCTGGCTCACATCGCGGTCAAGAACCACGAGAACGCGCTGACCAACGAGAAGGCCCAGTACCAGCGCGCGATCGACGTCGACGACGTCCTCGAGGCCCCGCAGGTCTCGAGTCCGCTCGGCCTCTACGACTCCTGTCCGATCTCGGACGGCGCGGCGGCACTCGTCCTCACGAGCGAGGACTACGCCGCGGAGCACGACCTCGACGCCCCGGTCGCGATCACCGGCACCGGACAGGGCGGCGATCGGATGGCCCTGCACGATCGGGAACACCTCGCGCGCTCGCCCGCCGCTCGCGAGGCCGGTGAGGAAGCGTACGCCGAGGCCGGCATCGACGCGAGCGATGTCGACGTCGCGGAGGTCCACGACTGCTTTACGATCGCCGAGGTGCTCGCGATCGAGGCGCTCGACCTCGAACCGATCGGCGAGGGGATCTCGGCGGCCCGGGACGGTCGAACGACCGCCGACGGCGAGACGCCGATCAACCTCTCGGGCGGCCTGAAGGCGAAGGGCCACCCGGTCGGGGCGACCGGGGCCTCCCAGATCGCCGAGGTCAGCAAACTCCTCGCGGGGACGCACCCGAACAGCGACCACGTCGCGGACGCGACGACGGGCGTCGCCCACAACGCGGGTGGCACGGTCGCGAGTGCGACGGTTCACGTGCTGGAGGTGGTCGCATGA
- a CDS encoding M42 family metallopeptidase, with the protein MSSASFDLDLLTELTETSGVPGYEDRIRDLVRREFDESVDWVRSDAMGNVVGTIEGDGDYSVAVAAHMDEIGFMVRHVRGEEGEFGFVELDALGGWDARVLKAQRVTIHTEDGDLPGVIGSPPPHTLDEDEREKTPEVDDVAVDVGLPYEEAADRISPGDLVTMDQTTERVGETITGKALDDRVCLFAMLEAARRIEDPDATIHFCATVQEEVGLRGARALGVDVDPDLAIALDVTVANDVPGFEDGDHVTDLGEGTAIKLKDSSVITNPKVHRRLQAVAEDEGIEYQHEILPAGGTDTAGFQFSAGAKPVGAISIPTRYLHTVTEAAHVDDVAATIDLLAAFLESEDGEHEYTL; encoded by the coding sequence ATGTCATCGGCTTCGTTCGATCTCGACCTGCTCACCGAACTGACCGAGACGAGTGGCGTTCCCGGCTACGAGGATCGGATTCGAGACCTCGTCCGGCGAGAATTCGACGAGAGCGTCGATTGGGTCCGGTCCGACGCGATGGGAAACGTCGTGGGAACGATCGAGGGCGACGGCGACTACTCGGTGGCCGTCGCGGCTCACATGGACGAAATCGGCTTCATGGTCCGTCACGTCCGCGGCGAGGAGGGCGAGTTCGGCTTCGTCGAACTCGACGCGCTCGGCGGGTGGGACGCCCGCGTCCTCAAGGCCCAGCGCGTGACGATCCACACCGAGGACGGCGATCTGCCCGGCGTAATCGGCTCGCCGCCGCCACACACCCTCGACGAGGACGAACGCGAAAAGACCCCCGAGGTCGACGACGTCGCCGTCGACGTCGGCCTCCCGTACGAGGAGGCCGCCGACCGAATCTCGCCCGGCGACCTCGTGACGATGGACCAGACCACCGAGCGCGTCGGCGAGACGATCACCGGCAAGGCGCTGGACGATCGGGTCTGCCTGTTCGCGATGCTCGAGGCCGCACGCCGGATCGAGGACCCCGACGCCACGATCCACTTCTGTGCGACGGTCCAGGAGGAAGTCGGCCTACGCGGCGCTCGCGCGCTTGGCGTCGATGTCGACCCGGACCTCGCGATCGCGCTCGACGTCACGGTCGCCAACGACGTCCCCGGCTTCGAGGACGGCGATCACGTCACCGACCTCGGCGAGGGGACCGCGATCAAACTCAAGGACTCGAGCGTCATCACGAACCCCAAGGTCCACCGCCGTCTGCAGGCCGTCGCCGAGGACGAGGGAATCGAGTACCAGCACGAGATCCTGCCGGCAGGGGGCACTGACACCGCCGGCTTCCAGTTCTCGGCGGGCGCGAAACCCGTGGGTGCGATCTCGATCCCGACGCGGTACCTCCACACCGTCACCGAGGCGGCCCACGTCGACGACGTCGCGGCGACGATCGACCTCCTCGCGGCGTTCCTCGAGAGCGAGGACGGCGAGCACGAGTACACGCTCTGA
- a CDS encoding L-lactate permease: MVDAVGVAFAAVPLVVVSVLLVGLLWPATRAMPIAWLSALAVGFFVWEMPITWLAAATIEGVITAIQILFIVFGALVLLYTMLRAGAFDVLNGGFATISEDRRVQVVLIAFFLSTFVEGAAGFGSPAAVVAPLLLGLGFPALAAVVAALIGHIIAVTYGAVGTPIIVGIREPVASVSSIRSAIEAEGLTATEFAVNVAAWAATYHLLVGFVMPLFVVGMVVYFFDEPGNRSIRPALEVWPLCLFAGFAFVIPYWLSAWFISAEFPALVGSMVGAAITIAALREGYFLPEEEWTFPEQEEWPDHWVGSIQPSEARSVLAGSHDISLLRAWSPYLLLLGLLICTRVFDPLPGLLQGEPVQLFSARISLTLGTITTGVGEFTVGLFRFEWANILGTELGNGIDFTYVPGTWLLVSAIAAIGLFDMDRTQVREAWLGATAKLVSPLIALVFVLAMAHVMLQSGSHADGVDSMIVVLGTATANLFGPAYPLVAALIGALGAALVGSNTVSNLTFGPFQFVAAQRLGLSHELIVGAQAVGGAIGNLVAIHNVVAALATVGLIGEEGRVIRLNLVPLVYYTVFVGVWALLFTYVFFPEVF, from the coding sequence ATGGTTGATGCGGTCGGCGTCGCCTTCGCAGCCGTCCCGCTGGTCGTCGTCAGCGTCCTGCTCGTCGGTCTCCTCTGGCCCGCGACGCGGGCGATGCCGATCGCGTGGCTCTCGGCGCTCGCCGTCGGCTTTTTCGTCTGGGAGATGCCGATCACGTGGCTGGCCGCGGCGACGATCGAGGGGGTCATCACCGCGATCCAGATCCTCTTCATCGTCTTCGGCGCGCTCGTGTTGCTGTACACGATGCTTCGAGCGGGGGCGTTCGACGTCCTCAACGGTGGATTCGCGACGATCAGCGAGGATCGTCGCGTGCAGGTCGTGTTGATCGCGTTTTTCCTCTCGACGTTCGTCGAGGGCGCAGCCGGATTCGGGTCCCCCGCCGCCGTCGTCGCGCCCCTGTTGCTCGGACTCGGTTTTCCCGCGCTGGCCGCCGTCGTCGCTGCGTTGATCGGCCACATCATCGCGGTCACGTACGGCGCGGTCGGGACGCCGATCATCGTCGGCATCCGGGAACCGGTGGCGAGCGTCTCCAGCATCCGATCGGCCATCGAAGCCGAGGGGCTGACCGCGACCGAGTTCGCGGTCAACGTGGCCGCGTGGGCGGCGACCTATCACCTGCTCGTCGGCTTCGTGATGCCCCTGTTCGTGGTTGGCATGGTCGTCTACTTCTTCGACGAACCCGGGAACCGATCGATCAGGCCGGCCCTCGAGGTGTGGCCCCTCTGCCTGTTCGCAGGGTTCGCGTTCGTGATTCCCTACTGGCTGTCGGCGTGGTTCATCAGCGCCGAATTCCCGGCGCTGGTCGGATCGATGGTCGGGGCGGCGATCACGATCGCCGCACTCCGCGAGGGGTACTTCCTGCCGGAGGAGGAGTGGACGTTCCCGGAGCAGGAGGAGTGGCCGGACCACTGGGTCGGCTCGATTCAGCCCTCCGAGGCCAGGAGCGTGCTGGCCGGGAGCCACGACATCTCGCTCCTGCGGGCGTGGTCGCCGTACCTGCTGTTGCTCGGGCTCCTGATCTGTACCCGCGTCTTCGATCCGCTCCCCGGATTGCTCCAGGGCGAACCGGTACAACTGTTCAGCGCCCGGATTTCGCTCACGCTCGGGACGATCACGACGGGAGTCGGGGAGTTCACGGTCGGCCTGTTCCGCTTCGAGTGGGCGAACATTCTCGGGACCGAACTCGGCAACGGCATCGACTTCACCTACGTCCCCGGGACCTGGTTGCTGGTCAGTGCGATCGCGGCGATCGGGCTCTTCGATATGGACCGGACGCAGGTGCGGGAGGCCTGGCTCGGCGCGACGGCGAAACTGGTTTCGCCCCTGATCGCGCTCGTGTTCGTGCTCGCGATGGCCCACGTGATGCTCCAGTCGGGATCCCACGCCGACGGCGTCGACAGCATGATCGTCGTCCTGGGAACCGCGACGGCGAACCTGTTCGGCCCGGCCTACCCGCTAGTCGCCGCACTCATCGGTGCGCTGGGGGCCGCACTGGTCGGCTCGAACACGGTCAGTAATCTCACCTTCGGACCGTTCCAGTTCGTCGCGGCCCAGCGACTCGGCCTGTCCCACGAACTCATCGTCGGCGCACAGGCCGTCGGCGGCGCGATCGGGAACCTCGTGGCGATCCACAACGTCGTCGCCGCGCTGGCGACCGTCGGCCTGATCGGAGAGGAAGGACGCGTGATCCGCCTCAATCTCGTTCCGCTCGTGTACTATACGGTCTTCGTCGGCGTCTGGGCACTGCTGTTTACGTACGTGTTCTTCCCGGAGGTGTTCTGA
- a CDS encoding HalOD1 output domain-containing protein — MTRTTIERQYDDDTPASVAIVDGISTLEGTDGAATTDELGFRLYDYVDPEALDTIVAEGSGAGDVVVSFRVEAYHVTVTNAGRIRIRFRE, encoded by the coding sequence ATGACACGAACGACGATCGAACGGCAGTACGACGACGATACACCGGCCAGCGTCGCCATCGTCGACGGGATCAGTACGCTCGAGGGAACCGACGGGGCCGCGACGACGGACGAACTCGGCTTTCGGCTCTACGACTACGTCGATCCCGAGGCGCTCGATACGATCGTGGCGGAGGGCTCCGGTGCCGGCGACGTCGTCGTCTCGTTCCGGGTCGAAGCGTATCACGTGACGGTAACGAACGCGGGGCGCATCCGCATCCGATTCCGCGAGTAG
- the trkA gene encoding Trk system potassium transporter TrkA, whose protein sequence is MRVIIVGAGEVGTNIAASLDDDHRVAVVDTDEDRVDSITYSHDVLAIEGDGTAIETLEEAGIEDADMVIASTDVDETNIVVCGAAKAVADPFTIARVREPGLLHTWERSERAFGVDFMVCTDLQTARTIVRIAELPGARDVERFANDLVTMAEFEVHPDSPIAGETVAEADRYESLTFAAIIRGDDVLVARGETAIQTGDDVVVIGSGESVREFAGTVSPESTTTGANEVVIVGGTEIGAQAAGFFESRGLEPRLIEQDPEQARELAERLPKTVVLQSDATDVDFLVREHVNESDIVVAALDSDERNLLVSLLAKRLGVDRTIGVVEAGEFVDIFETVGIDVAVNPRLVTAEEITRFTRERRTERIAMLEHDRAEVLEFEVEEESPLAGARIEDVMADLPDRVVIGAIARGEELVTPRGETVLEAGDHVVLFVDTEVVDAVVAYL, encoded by the coding sequence GTGCGCGTAATCATCGTCGGTGCCGGCGAGGTCGGGACCAACATCGCCGCCAGCCTCGACGACGACCACCGCGTCGCGGTCGTCGATACCGACGAGGATCGCGTCGACTCGATCACCTACTCCCACGACGTCCTCGCGATCGAAGGCGACGGGACGGCGATCGAGACGCTCGAGGAGGCGGGGATCGAGGACGCCGACATGGTCATCGCGAGCACCGACGTCGACGAGACGAACATCGTCGTCTGCGGGGCGGCGAAGGCGGTGGCAGATCCGTTCACGATCGCCCGCGTGCGGGAACCGGGCCTGTTGCACACGTGGGAGCGCTCCGAGAGGGCGTTCGGCGTCGACTTCATGGTCTGTACCGACCTCCAGACCGCCCGGACGATCGTCCGGATCGCCGAACTGCCGGGCGCTCGCGACGTCGAACGCTTCGCGAACGACCTGGTCACGATGGCCGAGTTCGAGGTCCACCCCGACAGCCCGATCGCGGGCGAGACCGTCGCCGAGGCCGATCGCTACGAGTCGTTGACCTTCGCGGCGATCATTCGGGGCGACGACGTCCTCGTCGCCCGCGGCGAGACGGCGATCCAGACCGGCGACGACGTCGTCGTCATCGGCTCCGGAGAGAGCGTCCGCGAGTTCGCCGGCACGGTGTCGCCCGAGTCTACGACGACCGGGGCGAACGAGGTCGTCATCGTCGGCGGGACGGAGATCGGTGCGCAGGCGGCCGGCTTCTTCGAATCCCGGGGGCTCGAGCCGCGACTGATCGAACAGGATCCCGAGCAGGCGCGGGAACTCGCCGAACGCCTCCCGAAAACGGTGGTTCTCCAGAGCGACGCGACCGACGTCGACTTCCTCGTCCGGGAACACGTCAACGAGTCCGACATCGTCGTCGCCGCCCTCGACAGCGACGAGCGGAACCTGCTCGTCTCCCTGCTCGCGAAGCGACTCGGCGTCGATCGCACGATCGGCGTCGTCGAGGCCGGCGAGTTCGTCGACATCTTCGAGACCGTCGGCATCGACGTCGCGGTCAATCCGCGCCTCGTGACGGCCGAAGAGATCACCCGGTTCACCCGCGAGCGACGCACCGAACGGATCGCGATGCTCGAACACGATCGGGCCGAGGTGCTCGAGTTCGAGGTCGAGGAGGAGAGCCCACTGGCCGGGGCCCGGATCGAGGACGTAATGGCGGATCTGCCCGATCGCGTCGTCATCGGGGCGATCGCGCGCGGCGAGGAACTGGTCACGCCCCGCGGCGAAACGGTGCTCGAAGCCGGCGATCACGTGGTCCTGTTCGTCGATACCGAGGTCGTCGACGCGGTCGTCGCGTACCTCTGA
- a CDS encoding FAD-binding and (Fe-S)-binding domain-containing protein: MASNPTDSRDRRSTVSDPAADPQANYDYRNDDVERPTLVADLEDRIAGDVRADSYSRQLYATDASLYEVTPIAVVFPQSTADVAAVVSYCADREIPVLPRGGGTSLAGQTVNEAVVLDFTTQMDDVVSIDPDERRATAQSGIYLETLNEALAPHDLKFAPDPAWGDKSALGGAIGNNSTGAHSLQYGKTDAYVEEVEAVLADGTVTTFGEVDVDDLPDLADGEDLESAIYAEVARILDERGDLIEEIYPDLKRNVSGYNLDWLVSEARSASTDANGDAVSEDARGTDRGIGEPDADGGTINLAKLLCGSEGTLAIVTEATVSLEPVPETKSMALLAYDTVLDAMADVEAIVEHDPAAVEVLDDVMIDLARDTPEFGPVTEMLPAGTTAVLIVEFYADDVADGKRNVANLLADRCPSVDPDGVADDAAERTVTDADVLAFDAIEAYDEASRAKIWKLRKSGLPILLSRTTDEKHVAFIEDTGIPPENLRAFVADFQSVLEDHDTYASFYAHAGPGVLHIRPLVNTKSEAGLETMASIADDVTDLVVEYDGSISGEHGDGRARTQWNRKLYGEDLWETFQDLKSAFDPDWVLNPGQVVFRDENPTDMTENHRFGPDYEFDAGFDPVLEWETDQGFQGMAELCHGCGGCRGEQSTTGGVMCPTFRASHEEILSTRGRANMLRQAMSGDLDPEAQFDDEFVEEVLDLCIGCKGCKHDCPSGVDMAKLKAEIVHEHHQRNGISLRDRVFANFETLAKLGSATAPVSNWMTALPGTGLLAETVLGISRERDLPTFERRTFAKRVADRDPAVPAAEATRRAVLVPDVYTNHEYPEAGEAALAVLEAAGVHVEVATPRDVGRPAFSKGMLDLAAEKARGTVDGLEPLVEDGWDVLLLEPSDAVMLQSDYRDLLAGSDVDRVAENTYGVCEYLDRFDLDADLAFDAPDDHLVYHGHCHQKAHAKDHHAVGVLRRAGYAVDPLDSSCCGMAGSFGYEAEHYSMSKAIGEVLYDQVDDSEGDRVVAPGASCRTQLGDRPGADDEPPTPIEVVAEALDRS, encoded by the coding sequence ATGGCTAGCAATCCCACGGATTCACGAGACCGCCGATCGACTGTATCGGACCCTGCGGCCGATCCGCAGGCGAACTACGACTACCGGAACGACGACGTCGAGCGGCCGACGCTGGTCGCCGACCTCGAGGACCGCATCGCGGGCGACGTTCGTGCCGACTCGTACTCGAGACAGCTGTACGCGACCGACGCGAGTCTCTACGAGGTGACACCGATCGCCGTCGTCTTCCCGCAGTCGACCGCCGACGTCGCCGCAGTCGTCTCCTACTGCGCCGACAGGGAGATTCCGGTGTTGCCCCGCGGCGGCGGAACGAGCCTCGCGGGCCAGACGGTCAACGAAGCCGTGGTCCTCGACTTCACGACGCAGATGGACGACGTCGTATCGATCGATCCCGACGAGCGGCGTGCGACCGCCCAGTCGGGGATCTACCTCGAGACGCTCAACGAGGCACTCGCCCCCCACGACCTGAAATTCGCACCGGATCCCGCCTGGGGCGACAAGAGCGCGCTCGGCGGGGCGATCGGCAACAACTCGACGGGCGCACACTCGCTCCAGTACGGCAAGACCGACGCCTACGTCGAGGAGGTCGAGGCCGTCCTCGCGGACGGCACAGTGACGACGTTCGGCGAGGTCGACGTCGATGACCTCCCCGACCTCGCCGACGGCGAGGACCTCGAGTCGGCAATCTACGCCGAAGTGGCCCGTATCCTCGACGAACGGGGCGACCTGATCGAGGAGATCTATCCCGATCTCAAGCGCAACGTGTCGGGGTACAATCTCGACTGGCTGGTCAGCGAGGCGCGAAGCGCCTCGACGGACGCGAACGGCGATGCCGTGAGCGAAGACGCCCGCGGCACCGACCGCGGGATCGGCGAACCCGACGCCGACGGCGGGACGATCAACCTCGCGAAACTCCTCTGTGGCAGCGAGGGGACCCTCGCGATCGTCACCGAGGCGACGGTCTCGCTCGAACCCGTCCCCGAAACGAAGAGCATGGCCCTGCTCGCGTACGACACGGTGCTCGACGCGATGGCTGACGTCGAGGCGATCGTCGAGCACGACCCGGCCGCGGTGGAGGTGCTCGACGACGTGATGATCGACCTCGCGCGCGATACGCCCGAGTTCGGCCCGGTCACTGAGATGCTGCCCGCGGGAACGACCGCGGTCCTGATCGTCGAGTTCTACGCCGACGACGTCGCCGACGGCAAGCGAAACGTCGCGAACCTGCTGGCCGATCGCTGTCCATCGGTCGATCCAGACGGGGTCGCCGACGACGCGGCCGAGCGGACGGTCACCGACGCGGACGTCCTCGCGTTCGACGCGATCGAGGCCTACGACGAGGCGAGTCGCGCGAAGATCTGGAAACTCCGCAAGTCCGGCCTGCCGATCCTGCTCTCGCGGACGACCGACGAGAAACACGTCGCGTTCATCGAGGACACCGGGATTCCGCCCGAGAACCTCCGGGCGTTCGTCGCGGACTTCCAGTCGGTCCTGGAGGATCACGACACTTATGCGAGTTTCTACGCCCACGCCGGACCCGGCGTGCTCCACATCCGACCGCTCGTGAACACGAAGTCGGAGGCGGGCCTCGAGACCATGGCGTCGATCGCCGACGACGTGACCGATCTCGTGGTCGAGTACGACGGCTCCATCTCGGGCGAGCACGGCGACGGGCGGGCCCGAACCCAGTGGAATCGCAAACTCTACGGCGAGGACCTGTGGGAGACGTTCCAGGACCTGAAGAGCGCGTTCGATCCGGACTGGGTGCTCAACCCCGGCCAGGTCGTCTTCCGCGACGAGAACCCGACGGACATGACCGAGAATCACCGGTTCGGTCCCGACTACGAGTTCGACGCCGGGTTCGACCCGGTCCTCGAGTGGGAGACCGATCAGGGGTTTCAGGGAATGGCGGAACTCTGCCACGGCTGTGGCGGCTGTCGCGGCGAGCAGTCCACGACCGGCGGCGTGATGTGTCCCACGTTCCGCGCGAGCCACGAGGAGATCCTCTCGACGCGCGGGCGAGCGAACATGCTCCGGCAGGCGATGAGCGGGGACCTCGATCCCGAGGCGCAGTTCGACGACGAGTTCGTCGAAGAAGTGCTCGACCTCTGTATCGGCTGCAAGGGTTGCAAACACGATTGCCCGAGCGGCGTCGACATGGCGAAGCTGAAAGCCGAGATCGTCCACGAACACCACCAGCGAAACGGGATTTCGCTTCGCGATCGCGTCTTCGCGAACTTCGAGACGCTCGCGAAACTCGGGAGCGCGACCGCACCCGTCTCGAACTGGATGACGGCCCTCCCCGGGACCGGCCTCCTCGCGGAGACGGTGCTCGGCATCTCCCGGGAGCGGGACCTCCCGACGTTCGAGCGTCGCACCTTCGCGAAGCGGGTCGCCGATCGCGACCCCGCCGTGCCGGCGGCCGAGGCGACCCGCCGCGCCGTGCTGGTGCCGGACGTCTACACCAATCACGAGTATCCCGAGGCGGGTGAGGCGGCGCTGGCCGTGCTCGAAGCCGCCGGCGTTCACGTCGAGGTCGCGACGCCGCGGGACGTCGGCCGGCCGGCGTTCTCGAAGGGGATGCTCGACCTGGCGGCCGAGAAGGCGCGCGGCACCGTCGACGGTCTCGAACCGCTGGTCGAGGACGGCTGGGACGTGCTCCTGCTCGAACCCTCCGACGCGGTCATGCTCCAGTCGGACTACCGCGATCTCCTCGCGGGAAGCGACGTCGATCGGGTCGCCGAAAACACGTACGGCGTCTGCGAGTACCTCGATCGATTCGATCTCGACGCCGATCTCGCGTTCGACGCGCCGGACGACCACCTCGTCTACCACGGCCACTGCCACCAGAAGGCCCACGCGAAAGACCACCACGCCGTCGGCGTCCTTCGCCGCGCGGGCTACGCGGTCGATCCGCTCGACTCGAGTTGCTGTGGCATGGCGGGCAGTTTCGGCTACGAGGCCGAGCACTACTCCATGAGCAAGGCGATCGGTGAGGTCCTCTACGACCAGGTCGACGACAGCGAGGGCGATCGGGTCGTCGCTCCCGGCGCTTCCTGTCGGACCCAGCTCGGCGATCGACCCGGGGCGGACGACGAGCCGCCGACGCCGATCGAGGTCGTCGCCGAGGCGCTCGATCGATCCTGA
- a CDS encoding helix-turn-helix domain-containing protein yields the protein MSNDRERNSHGQYADRIPAETALEAFDDRDDLGRPLTADDVMETLDCSRRTAHNKLTELVEDGALRTRKIGARGRVWWVPMEASSEPQPATDRTGAEAPPRAVQEAMETIDLPGTGATLEARREALLASYEFLIDHPSARKSDFLENVYPDHPAEFETAEGWWNAIQPALKELPGVDPPEERGHIWNFLGSDRFTPTLG from the coding sequence ATGAGCAACGACCGTGAACGAAACAGTCACGGACAGTATGCGGATCGGATCCCGGCGGAGACCGCCCTCGAGGCCTTCGACGACCGCGACGATCTCGGCCGCCCGTTGACTGCCGACGACGTGATGGAGACGCTCGACTGTTCGCGCCGAACGGCACACAACAAACTCACCGAACTCGTCGAAGACGGAGCGCTCAGGACCCGCAAGATCGGCGCTCGCGGACGGGTCTGGTGGGTTCCGATGGAGGCGTCATCCGAACCGCAGCCGGCGACCGATCGAACCGGGGCGGAGGCGCCACCACGGGCGGTCCAGGAGGCGATGGAGACGATCGATCTCCCCGGGACGGGAGCGACGCTCGAGGCCCGGCGCGAGGCGCTGCTCGCGTCGTACGAGTTCCTCATCGACCATCCCAGCGCACGGAAGTCGGACTTCCTCGAGAACGTGTATCCCGATCACCCCGCGGAGTTCGAAACCGCCGAGGGCTGGTGGAACGCGATCCAGCCCGCGCTGAAGGAGTTGCCTGGCGTCGATCCGCCGGAAGAACGGGGCCACATCTGGAACTTCCTCGGAAGCGATCGGTTCACGCCGACGCTCGGCTGA
- a CDS encoding Zn-ribbon domain-containing OB-fold protein, which translates to MTDSENAVQDAGFDEWLDAAEDGDAYYLECPNEHGSLPPRRVCPDCGATDLEEVPLPATGEIETFTVTHVPTPAFEDDAPYATAIANFGPVRITGQVVDVDLEAIEPGLTVEIEISVSETTGERVLSFSPA; encoded by the coding sequence ATGACGGACTCCGAAAACGCCGTGCAGGACGCGGGATTCGACGAGTGGCTCGACGCCGCCGAGGACGGCGACGCCTACTACCTCGAGTGTCCGAACGAACACGGCTCGCTCCCGCCGCGTCGGGTCTGTCCCGACTGCGGGGCGACGGACCTCGAGGAGGTCCCGCTCCCCGCGACCGGCGAGATCGAGACGTTCACCGTCACGCACGTCCCGACCCCCGCGTTCGAGGACGACGCCCCCTACGCCACCGCGATCGCGAACTTCGGCCCCGTCCGAATCACCGGACAGGTCGTCGACGTCGACCTCGAAGCGATCGAACCCGGCCTCACCGTCGAGATCGAGATTTCGGTCTCGGAGACGACCGGCGAACGGGTACTCTCGTTCTCGCCGGCATAG